AGCGCAATTTCAATTAGCTTATTTATTAAATAATCTTACTAAAGGTTGCGATATTTTCATCATTGGAGAAAATACTACCGGCGTGAGAAGTGCTGAAAAATTACTAAGTGAATTTGGCTCTATTCAAAAAATTGATACAGCAAGGCGTTGTAGTCTTTATCATTTTAATGCAGATAGCCGCTTAGCGTTTGAACTTGATGAGTGGTGGCATCAATATAATTTACAGCTTGATGATATGGCGCTAACTATTTCAACTCTACCGGGTGTCTTTAGTCATAAAACATTAGATGCAGGAAGTGACTTGCTCTTAAATTCGTTAGCACAACAATCTGACTTAATTAAAGGCCGTGTGCTTGATGTTGGTTGTGGTTGCGGGGTGTTATCTCTTTTTGCTGCAAAGATTAACCCTGCTATTGACTTGAACTCTACTGATGTTAGTGCGTCGGCATTAGCGTCGACCGAAAAAAATCTAAAAGATAACAGTATTAGTGGTAATGTCGTGGCCAGTGATGTTTTTTCGAATGTTGAAGGTCGGTTTGATTTGATTATATCAAATCCTCCCTTTCATGACGGTAAAGAGACTAATTATGATGCGGCAGAGGCTTTAATCAAAGAGAGCAAAAATCATCTTAAAGTAAATGGTAAACTTTGCATTGTGGCAAATTCATTTTTACCATACTCAAGACTATTAGCTGAGCAGTTTAGACGCGTAGAGGTGATTGCACAAACCACTAAATTTAAAGTCTACTTAGCCTCATAAGTGAGTATTTTCCTAGGTGGAAATCAATTGTTCTTATTATAGTCAACACTAGTCATAGTTAGCATGTTCTTTTATAAATTTATATAGTTTAATTGCCTGACTAGATAACTGACGCTCTTTTTTCTTAATTAAATAAACGGCTCTTTTTAGTGAGAGATCCTTGAAAGGTATAATTGAGATACTATCATGCTCAAATTGAAATAGCGTTAAGCCAGTTGTAATGCTAATACCTTGACCAGCTGCAACTAGGCCCATCATCGTTGTAAGCTGTCTCACTTCAAGCACGTAGCGGATGTTGTAAAGTAAAGCCAGCTGGTCGGTGAATAGGCGAATGCTAGTCCCATTTGAGAATGCAATAAACCGTTCTTCTTCTAAATCTTTTAGCTCAACTTGCTTTTTTTGTGTAAGGGGATGATGTTTAGAGCAAATTAGATAGAAATCGTCAGAAAAAAGTAACTCAGCTTGAATTTCCTTTAATGACGGTGTACCTGCTGTAACCGAAATATCCGCGGTATTATTCACTATTGCTTGTAAACATCGATCCCACTGTGTATCAATTATATTAATGCGAATATGAGGATTTTCGATATTAAATCTTGACATTAGTCTTGGTAGCCACTGGACAGCAAGAGAGGGAAGTACCGCTAGCGTTACGCAGCCTTCTTCTCCTTGCGAATAAAGCTTAATTTCTTCGACAATATTTTGATAATGGTTAGCGAATTGATTAGCGAGTTCAATAAAATGTAATCCATTAGCATTTAATTGAACTTTTCGTGTATCACGATCAAATAGACGGTAACCAATTTCTTGTTCTAATGAGGCAATTAAAGCACTAAATGCAGGTTGTGACAAACAGAGAATTTCAGATGCTCGAGTAAAGTTCCCAGCTTCAGCCAATGCTAAGAATGCTCGCATTTGGCGGATAGAAATATTCATTGTTTGCTCCTTAACACAAATATCTACGTTATTAAAATGACCCAAACTCTAACATAATTTAACTATTTTGAATGCAATAACAAATTTGATTTTTAATTTTTGTGATCGTAGTTGAGCAAAATGGTTTTAACTATTTTTTATTATTGCTAACTCTCTAATAATTAAAAATATTATTGGTAGATGAATTATTACTATTTTGAATAATTTGATTTGAATAGCTAATTAATTGTTTTTAATTTGAAATCTCAATTAAATTATTTGATTTTTGACTAACTACAAATTTATTTTTGCCTAATATAGGAACATATCAATAATAACAAGGAGAATAAAATGTTAGCTCTTGTTGGGGTTTTGACAATTGCGGTCTTACTTTATTGCATTATGTCAAAACGTATGTCGCCTATTGTGGCACTCATTATGATTCCAACCATCGGTGCTTTAGCTGCGGGTTGTGGGCTGGAGACGCCAAAGTATATTGTATCAGGTATTACTAAGCTTGCGCCAATGGCGGCAATGTTTGTATTTGCAATCACATTTTTTGGTGTAGTAACCGATGCCGGGATGTTCGATCCAATAATAAAGCGAATTTTACGCTTTGTTGGTATCAACCCTGTTCGTATTATTATTGGTACGGGCATATTAGCATTAATTGCCCATCTTGATGGTAACGGTGCGGTAACGTTTTTGATTACCATTCCAACCATGCTGCCGCTGTTTGAGAAGCTGGCAATGGATAAACGAATACTTATTGGTATTACGGCATTAAGTGCTGGTGTCAATTTTTTACCTTGGACAGGGCCCATGATTCGCGCAGCGAGTGCATTAAATATTACCACTCATGATCTATTTATTCCTTTAATTCCCGCTCAAATTGTAGGATTAGCCTTTATGATTTTAATGGGATATTACTGGGGGAAAAAAGAACAAAAACGCTTAGATTTAAGTTCTCATAATGCCATTAGTATGTTGGCTACTGGCGAATCATCATTATATGAAAAAGCATTAACGGATGAAGAAACAAGGCTTCGTCGACCCGGTTTATTTTGGGTAAACATTACATTAGTTGTTACAGTACTTGGTACTATGGTTTTTACACGTATCTCGCCAACCGTAGCGTTTATGATCGCACTTACTCTGGCATTAATGATTAATTACCCGAATGTTAAAATGCAATCAGAACGAATTAATGCTCACGCTAAAGCGGCCTTAATGATGGCAAGCATATTATTTGCTGCGGGGGCATTTACTGGAATTATGGGGGGATCAGGTATGCTGCAGGCTATGTCAGAAGCTGCAGTTCACCTTGTTCCTGAGCATTTCGCTAGCCATGTTCCTTTTATTACAGGCTTAATTTCAATGCCATTAAGCCTAGTTTTTGATCCCGATTCATATTACTTTGGTATTATGCCCGTTGTTGCTCATACCGTTGACATGCTAGGTGTACCAAGTATTCAAGTCGCACAAGCATCTATTATGGGACAAATGACAACAGGATTCCCCGTTAGCCCACTCACGCCTGCAACATTTTTGTTAGTTAGCTTGGCGGGGGTTGATTTAGCTGATCATCAAAAATTTAGCATTCCTATTTTATGGTTAGCGAGCATTATTATGACTTTTGCTTGTGTTGCAACTGGTGTATTTCCAATATAAAAATCATTACGTTAGAGGAGTTTGTTATGAAAAAAGTAAGGATTGGCTGTGGCGCAGGTTACGGTGGAGACCGAATAGAGCCAGCCATCGAATTAGCACAAGAAGGGGATATTGATTATTTGATTTTTGAATGCTTAGCCGAGAGAACCATTGCAATAGGTCAACGGCAGAAAAAACAAAATTCACAATTAGGCTTTAATGAATTTTTAGCAGCGCGGATGGAAGCTGTGCTACCGATTTGTGCAGAAAAGAAAATTAAAATTATCACCAATATGGGCTCTGCTAATCCGAGGGCGGCGGCAGATCTTACTTGTGAGATCGCTAAAAATTTAGGTCTATCTAATCTAAAAATAGCGATTATTGAAGGTGATAATGTGTATGATACGGTAATCAAGCAAGACTTAAAATTAGATGAAGCAGGTACGCTTATTTCGAAATCGGGAAAAGATATTATTTCAGCAAATGCTTATTTAGGTGCCGCCCCGTTAGTTGAAGCCTTACAAAATGGTGCAGATATCATTATTGCAGGAAGGGTCGCCGATCCTTCATTATTTTTAGCGGCTATGATGTTTGAGTTTGATTGGCAGGATAATGATTGGGATAAACTTGGTAAAGGGACGGCAATCGGTCATTTACTTGAGTGTGCAGGCCAAATAACAGGAGGTTATTTTGCCGATCCAGGCTATCGAGATGTGCCTAATTTAGCGCGTTTAGGTTTTCCTATCGCAGAAGTCACTGAGGATGGCAATGCTGTGATCACTAAAGTTGCTGATGCTGGTGGCTGTGTGACAATTGATACTTGTAAGCAGCAATTATTATATGAAATACATAAACCAGATGCCTATATTACACCAGATGTTGTGGCTGACTTTACTGGTATAAAATTTAAAGAAGTTGCTAAAAATTGTATTGCTGTGAGTGGCGCTAGAGGCAAACAAAGAACAGAAACACTAAAAGTGTCAGTTGGTTATTGTGATGGCTTTATCGGTGAAGGAGAGATGAGCTACGCTGGTCCGGGTGCGGTTCAGCGAGGGCGGCTTGCTTTAGATATTGTTAAAGAAAGACTAAGTATTTGTCATATTAAGCCCGAAGAAGTTCGTTTTGACTTAATAGGTATTAATTCTTTACATGGTGAACGTCTTTCTAAAAACGTTGAACCTTATGAAGTTCGCGCTAGAGTTGCAGCCAGATTTATTGATAAAAATGAAGCTGCTTTTATCGGCAACGAAGTCGAAACACTTTATACTAATGGGCCTGCTGGGGGAGGGGGGGCATTTAAGTCAGTAAAAGAGATAATCGCAATGGATTCAACTTTGCTTGAGCGCAATTTAGTCAAGGTTAACGTTAGTTATTTGGAGGTATAAATATGAAGCTTCGTGAGATTGCTCATTCACGCACAGGTGATAAAGGTAACATATCTAATATTTCTATTATTGCTTATGATATAAGCGATTATGAAAAAATAAAACAAATAGTAACGGCTGAAAAAGTAAAAAACTATTTTGCCGATATCGTAAAAGGTGATGTTATTCGTTATGAACTTCCTAACTTAGGTGCATTAAATTTTGTAATGTATGATGCGTTAGGTGGTGGTGTTACTCGTACGTTGAGCCATGATATGCATGGTAAGGGATTAAGTGCGGCTTTGATGAATATGGATATTTAAATAAACTTATGTTGCCTTGCATTCCATATGCTTTATGTTGTGAATAAAGCATATGGCTTATAATTTCTAAATGTCTAAGCAGTTACCCATCGATTGAATAACTCATAAAATAAGCGATACACCGACGTATAATCTGTTCAATTTTAGCGATATTTTCGATTATGGATACTTTTATAAAAGGCTTAAATATCAAAATTTATTGATAACAAAACAACATTGAAAAGAAAATAAGATTAGGCCGTTGTATATTTCGGCCATATTGATAAATGAAAACCTACAAAAAAATTAATTAGTAATGAGTTAATTACTAATTAATTTAACAAGATGGTACTGCTATTTTTATCCTAGACGAAGTACCGTAAATCGGGATATTTTGTCTGTAAGATATTTAGTCTGACACATTAGTCAATACGCGTTCTATCTTAGCTACGACCAGAAACTGTGTTGAGCCGTTTTTTTTAATTAAGTGATTGGAAAACGTAGCATTATCATTGATAAGGTGATAACCATCTTCTATCGGATCATATTGAATACGTTTGATCAGTAATTTATCATTCAAAAGAATGATATAGATTCCAGTTAGGACTCTTGTAAGCTCATTCTTACCTAAGCTAATAATTGCGACATCGCCTGATTTTATAGTAGGTGCCATATTATTATAAGGAATCTGAACAATCGCTAAGTTATTGTTTACTAAACCGGAACGAGATAGCCAGTCTCTGCTTATTACCCACTCTGTAATAATTTTCTCTTTCGGTGGAGAAAGTAATAAATCTTGATTATAAAGCTCTACCAAACAATTAAACTCTATCTCTGGAAGAGTTATCACAATGTTCTTACTATCTTTTGGTAATAAATTCGCATTAGATAGAAATGGGTCACTTCCAGTCGCCAACCAAGCAACGGAAACGTTTCCTACTTCCGCCATCGTTAGCAAATTTTGTAGGGTTGGTTCTGATTCCTCTCTAATATATTTTCTAATTGCGCTTTCAGATAAGCGACATTTTTTAGAAAAACTCAGTAGAGAGTCATCTCCGATGATATATTTTAGCCGTTTGGCAAAGGTAGAGTAATTCTGTTTCATAAGCTTTCTTTGCCTTAAAAATTATTTAAAAACAAAAAAGTTTTTATCGTTATTGTTAACAGTAGAGGTTATCGATTCCCTATGCCCACAATCATGCCACAAGCCTTTTTAAAAGTAAAGATAAATAAGGTTTTGGTTAAGATTTCAACATATATTTTTACTATTTTAGAAAAAATTTTCGTTTTTTAAGTTAAGATAAATTGTTGTTCATTACTGCAATACTATATATTTATTACCGCTTCTTTGTAAACATATAAATTATAAAATTTTATAGAAAACAAAATAAAAACTCACTTAATAATTCAAAACAATATTAGCATTTCTGCTGTTCTATCGCTATATTGGTTACCATTATGACGTAATCGTTATATTGCAAATCTTTCAATCAGACATCGAGTTTTAATATGTTTAATATAAAAAATATTTTTATCTTCGTTGCTTTTTGTTTATTAACGACATTAAGTTATAGCCTTAGTTATGCTAATGAATCGTTGCTGAAAAAAAAATATAAAAATTTATCGTTTAACATTAAACCTAATTGGTTGCATATTAATAATAGCTATTTTTATGATGGAGAAACCGATGATTTGGTTACGGCAGGGTATGGATTCACTAAGTTATCACAATTTAAAGTGAAGAGTATATTTAGGGATGTGCATAATCCGACGACCGTAGAATTCAAAAGAGCGAGGCTAAATCGTTATATTGACACTAAAAGTGGCGAAGGACGCTTTTTTGGATTTAATAAACAAAATTTAACGCCACTATTTGATGGTAGAGTAGCTGGTACTGAAATTCAGGCTAGGTTAAATAATGGTGATGAAAAAGTTGATTTTTTACTACAAATCCCTCTAGATTTTGACACAAAACGACCTTGCATTATCGCGATCCCAACTACAGGCTCAGAGGGTGTGTATAATGCAAAAGATATACAAGTTAGAGGATTATGGGGACTAAATCGTAATTGTGCTGTTGTTTATAATGATAAAGGACTAGGCAATTTACTGTTTGATCTTTCTAATGAAAAAAATTACTTAGCTAATGACCGTATTTTGACTGAATCGGCAGTTAATAAAGAACGTTTATTTAATATTAATCTTGATAAAAAAACAACAGAGCAATTTAACCATAGGTATGCAATTAGGCAACTATATTCACAACAAAATCCAGAGGCAAAATGGGGAGAATATGTTCTTAATTCTATAGAATTTGCTTTTTATGAAATCAATGAGCTATTTGCATCAAATAGAGAACTAATGTTCGATAAAAATAATACTCTTATTTTGGTTTACGGTGAGTCAGATGGTGGGGGAGCCGCATTAAAAGCAGGTGAACTTGATAAAGATGGCGTAATTGATGGAATTGTTGCTGTTAATCCTCAAGTCCAAATTGCTGATAATACTGGTTCTCTATTTATACAAAATGGCCAATCAAATGCTAAACCATTAATAGTGAAATCATTGATAGACTATAGTTCTTATGGTGCCTTATATATTCCTTGTGCAATTGCAGCGATAAAAAACGATCTAGCAAAGAATACTATTCCAGAGCTCGCAAGCTTCTTTTTTGCTGAGAACCGTTGTTTAGCTTTAAGGAAAGCCGGATTATTATCACAAGATACAATCAATGAACAAGCTAAAGAGGCTCTAAATAAGCTTTACGAGTATGGGTTGTCACCCAATATGATTGCTCAATTACCTTACTATTATGCTACTCAATCAATTAATTACCCTTATAAGTATATTAGCGAATATGGGCGATATGGTATAGCTGATCATCTATGTCACTATTCAATAGCGAGTATTGAACAAAATGAATTACTCAATGAAGGTACGGTTTCTGGTCTAGGGGAAATAAGCTTTGCGCTTTTATTGGCTAAAAATAACGGTTCATTACCTATCAAATTAGATAGCAAGCTGATTGTGATGGATCTTGTAAATGATGATGATCCAAATGGACCACGTCGAGAATTTTACTCTCGTTCAAAAGAGAGTACGACCATCGATTACAATTTATCAGGAGCAATCTGCTTAAGAGAAAAAATATTTGATAAAAGAGTAAAAGATGGCTTATCGGAAGTTTTAGCCAATGGTAATTTAAATAATATAAAAACAATTATTGTGCATGGTCAGCTTAATATTAAAAACTTGCCTAATTATTCAGCGAGGGCTTACGTTGCTTTAAATAGTCTTTTAGAAGGTGAAGGTTCTAATTTAACGTATATTGAAGTTGAAAACGCTAGCTATATTGATAGTGTCCCTCCGTTTGATAATATCCTACTCCCTATTGATTATTATGGCGAAAGTGCAATGAATTGGTTATGGAATAGTTTAACTCATCAGGCTTTATTACCAGAAAGTCAAGTTATTAGAACAAAAATTAGGGGAGGGAACAGTGGCTTTGCACCAGCAATTAATTACTCCAATTTAGCGACAATAGAACAGAAGCCTAAAAAAGAAAATCGAATTGAAGCTAAGAATGGAACAGTCATCTTGCCAAATAATTAACGGATAATGCAATAAAATAGCTTTTTATTTGCGAGCTAATTAAATCTGCGTATAAGAGAATAATATTTGAAAAATTAGTTTTATGTGAAGGAATAACTTAAATTTATAGTCTGAGTTTTATATTAATTAAGTGCAATTTGATGTAAATCAAATTACACTTAATTGTTAAAATATTTATAAGAAACTGTGAGCTAGTTCTCCAAAATATACATTATTTACTTGCTTTCGATTGTAATCTGTGAGGTAATAACAAGGGATTTATAACACAGAATAAACTTTGTGGTAGCATTAAGATTTAAAATGTAATTTTTAGTGGTTTTGTTTTTTTGCTTATTACGTTTCTAATGTTTTTTACTGAGTTGGCTGATGTTGTAGTCTTTAAAAAAAGCCAATAGGCAAGAGATTAATTTTTGTAGGAAATTCATAATGACTAAGAAAACAGGCCAAGTTAAATGGTTTAATGAAAGTAAAGGGTTCGGTTTTATCACTCCAACAGATGGTAGCAAAGATGTATTTGTTCACTTCTCAGCAATTAGTGGTGATGGATTTAAAACTTTAGCTGAAGGGCAAAAAGTTGAGTTCTCAATCCAAGATAGTCCTCGTGGACCAGCAGCAGCTGAAGTTGTTTTGTTATAACAAATCTATTTTGATGAAAAATCCGCAACAATGCGGGTTTTTTTTGTTTCAAATAAATGTAAACTATTTATGATTTTTTTATACATAATGAGATATTATGGTTTATTTATTTCTTGTTACAATTATTTGGTCTTTTTCATTTAGCTTAATTGGTGTTTATTTAACAGGTGTGGTTGATAGTTGGTTTGCTGTTGTTACCCGTATCTTGCTGGCATTTTTGGTTTTTGTTCCTTTTTTACGTTTTCGGATTTTTTCGTTAAAGCAGAAAATATTATTAATGTCAGTTGGTGCGTCTCAATTAGGTGTAATGTATATTTTTTATTATCATGCTTTTTATTATATTTCAGTGCCAGAACTATTATTGTTTACAATTTTTACGCCCATTTATGTTACGCTTTTATATGATATCCTACAAAGACACCCAATTAGAGTAAGCTACTTGCTAGTTGCTATATTTGCTGTGATTGGCACAGCCATAATTCGCTACGATCATATTTCAGTCAACTTTATGACCGGTTTTTTGCTAATTCAGGGCGCTAACATTGCTTTTGCTGTTGGTCAAGTTGGCTATAAACGTATAATGGAATTGTATCATTTACCTCAGCACTATTCCTTTGCATGGGTGTATATGGGGGCTGTAATTATATCTATTATATGCTGGCTTATATTTGGTAATGCACAACAATTACCAACAACAATAACTCAATGGTTAATTATTATTTGGTTAGGTATTTTTGCTTCAGGTGTTGGTTATTTTTTATGGAATTATGGTGCAACCAAAGTTGACTCTGGAATGTTGGCAATAATGAATAACATGGTGATCCCAGTAGGTATTTTACTTAATGTAGTCATATGGCATCACCAAATTGATTGGATACGTTTTATTAGTGGCTCTGCTATTATTATTTTATCAATCGTTATTCATCAAAAATGGTTAGCCCGCTCTTAATCGACTCAAAAAAAAGCCATCTAAAAATTAGATGGCAAATATTAAATGAAAAAAATAATGCAGTGGCACATATTAAGACAGGTGAATATCCGATAAGTTCCCCAAAAAAGAAATTTTTTTAAATTAAAAATTATATAATTTTATTAAGTGTATTGTAGCGATGATATGTAACTATTATGAATCTAAAAAATGCTTATCCTGTCAATGGATAAAAAAGCCTTATAATGAACAAATAAATGCAAAGCAGGCTAAATTATCTCAGCAGCTACTTCCTTATCAGCCTCAATCTATTTTACAACCGATAAGGAGCGCCGAATCAGCATTTCGTAATAAAGCTAAAATGGCGGTATTAGGTACGGTAGAAAAACCGATCTTAGGCATTATGACTAATGGTGAGCCAATCGATTTATGTGATTGTCCGCTTTATTCTACATCAATGCGCTTTACTCTTTATAAAGTCAGAAAACTAATCAAAAAACTCGCTTTAGTCCCTTATAATATAGGTAAAAAAAAAGGCGAACTGAAGTTTATTATATTAACGCAAGCAGATGACCAATTTATGCTTAGGTTTGTGTTACGTTCAGACAAAGAACACTATAAAATTGCTAATTCTATTGCATATATACAGCAAAATATTACGCAATTAGCCGTAGTTTCGGTCAATATTCAACCTGAACACGCAGCGATTGTGGAAGGTTCACTGGAGTTTATTCTTACCAAACAAAGGCGATTAGCCATAAGGTTGAATAATGTTCCGCTATTTATGCAAAAAGGTAGTTTTTTTCAAACTAATACAGAGGTAGCAAGTTTATTATATGCAACAGCAAGGCAATGGTTATCACCATTAACGATTAGTCGCATTTGGGATCTTTTTTGTGGCGTAGGCGGATTTGGGCTTCATTGTACGAATAAAGATACTGAATTGGTTGGTATTGAAATTAATCCAGAGGCAATTGAATGTGCCAAATTATCAGCTAAATTGATGGGATATGATAAAATTCGTTTTGCATCATTAGATGCAAGTCAATTTGCGTTTGAAAAGTCTACATTAAAAGCGGATGTTATTTTAGTTAATCCACCGCGCCGTGGATTAGGTAAAACGCTTACTAATTACCTACAACACATCTCGCCAAATTATATTGTTTATTCGAGTTGTAATCTAGATAGTCTAACAGCTGATTTGACCTATTTAACGCATTATAAAATTTTATATGTTCAACTATTTGACATGTTTCCTCATACTGACCATATGGAAGTATTAGTGATGTTGCAATTAACAACTTGAAAGAGGTAAAGCTAAGATGAAAACAATTGGATTAATTGGGGGAATGAGTTGGGAAAGCTCGGTGACTTATTATCAAGTTATCAACCAAATCATTAAACAAGAACTCGGTGGATTACATTCTGCACATTGTATTTTATACAGCGTTGATTTTCACCAAATAGAGCAATGTCAAGCTAGCGGTGATTGGGATAAAAGTGCAGAAATTTTATCTGCCGCAGCACTAAAACTACAACAAGCAGGGGCCGATTTTATTGTGATCTGTACCAATACGATGCATAAAGTGGCTAAGGATATTCAAGCTCATATTACGATTCCTATCATACATATTGCCAACGCCACGGCGCAGGCTCTAAAAAGTCAATCTCTCGATAAGGTAGCACTACTCGGAACTAAATATACGATGGAGCAAGATTTTTATAAAAAAATCATTATTGACCATGGCATAGATATTATTGTTCCGGAGCAAAATGATAGGGATATTATCAATAACATTATCTTTCAGGAATTATGTTTAGGTACGATCAGCATCAGTTCAAAAAATATTTTATTAAACATTATTGATAAGTTGGCCGCAGCAGGGGCACAAGGTATTATTTTAGGTTGTACTGAACTAGGGTTACTTATTGAGCAAAACGACACTCAATTTCCTTTATTTGATACGACTCTTATTCATGCAAGCAATGCTGCTTACTATGCACTTGGAATTGATCCCTATAAAAAATTATAGTACTTGGCGTGATAACAAGTATCTAAGTTTGTGGTATGATGACCCAATTTAGTTATTGAGTACCTAATTATTGAGTACTCAGTTACCGAGTGCTATGGAGGTTATTTTGATTCCTGATGTATCAAAAGCATTAGTTTGGCTTGAAAAGCATTACACGATTTTAGAAGGTATCCAACGAGGACTTGAACGAGAGACGCTGCGAATTTTACCCGATGGTACACTATCTAAAATGCCATTTCCCTCTGAAATTGGCCGTGCATTAACTCATCCATGGATCACTACTGACTTTGCGGAGTCAATGCTTGAATTTATTACGCCAGTTAATACCAATATTGATTATATGTTAACATTTCTCAGTGACCTTCATCGTTATGCAAATATAAATATTAATGATGAACTAATGTGGCCTCTGAGCATGCCTTGTTTTGTCGCCAATGAGGCGGACATTATTTTGGCTCAATATGGTTCATCAAATGAAGGGTTATTTAAAACGCTATATCGTGAAGGATTAAAGAATCGTTACGGTGCTATGATGCAAACCATTTCAGGGGTTCACTATAATTTTTCTTTACCGATGGCTTTTTGGCAGGCAAGGGATGGTATTAAAAATGCTGAAGAAGATGCAAATATCATCTCTGAAGGTTACTTTAGGCTCATTCGTAACTATTATCGTTTTGGCTGGGTGATCCCTTATTTATTTGGCGCATCGCCTTCTGTTTGTGGCTCTTTTATTAAAGATCCTGCAAGACGAAAAGAATTTGCTATGCAAACAAACGGCAGCTGTTATTTACCTTATGCGACATCGTTACGTTTAAGTGATATTGGTTATACCAATAACGCA
The genomic region above belongs to Orbaceae bacterium lpD02 and contains:
- the rsmC gene encoding 16S rRNA (guanine(1207)-N(2))-methyltransferase RsmC — its product is MSVFTPPSQVLQRHESLFLGKYVLVAGDLHDDYVLKLNTADTKVHCNQFHVYSHLQSRSKKSHIEFGLLPTKVCYENCNTLIYYWPKNKLEAQFQLAYLLNNLTKGCDIFIIGENTTGVRSAEKLLSEFGSIQKIDTARRCSLYHFNADSRLAFELDEWWHQYNLQLDDMALTISTLPGVFSHKTLDAGSDLLLNSLAQQSDLIKGRVLDVGCGCGVLSLFAAKINPAIDLNSTDVSASALASTEKNLKDNSISGNVVASDVFSNVEGRFDLIISNPPFHDGKETNYDAAEALIKESKNHLKVNGKLCIVANSFLPYSRLLAEQFRRVEVIAQTTKFKVYLAS
- a CDS encoding LysR family transcriptional regulator gives rise to the protein MNISIRQMRAFLALAEAGNFTRASEILCLSQPAFSALIASLEQEIGYRLFDRDTRKVQLNANGLHFIELANQFANHYQNIVEEIKLYSQGEEGCVTLAVLPSLAVQWLPRLMSRFNIENPHIRINIIDTQWDRCLQAIVNNTADISVTAGTPSLKEIQAELLFSDDFYLICSKHHPLTQKKQVELKDLEEERFIAFSNGTSIRLFTDQLALLYNIRYVLEVRQLTTMMGLVAAGQGISITTGLTLFQFEHDSISIIPFKDLSLKRAVYLIKKKERQLSSQAIKLYKFIKEHANYD
- a CDS encoding citrate:proton symporter — protein: MLALVGVLTIAVLLYCIMSKRMSPIVALIMIPTIGALAAGCGLETPKYIVSGITKLAPMAAMFVFAITFFGVVTDAGMFDPIIKRILRFVGINPVRIIIGTGILALIAHLDGNGAVTFLITIPTMLPLFEKLAMDKRILIGITALSAGVNFLPWTGPMIRAASALNITTHDLFIPLIPAQIVGLAFMILMGYYWGKKEQKRLDLSSHNAISMLATGESSLYEKALTDEETRLRRPGLFWVNITLVVTVLGTMVFTRISPTVAFMIALTLALMINYPNVKMQSERINAHAKAALMMASILFAAGAFTGIMGGSGMLQAMSEAAVHLVPEHFASHVPFITGLISMPLSLVFDPDSYYFGIMPVVAHTVDMLGVPSIQVAQASIMGQMTTGFPVSPLTPATFLLVSLAGVDLADHQKFSIPILWLASIIMTFACVATGVFPI
- a CDS encoding acyclic terpene utilization AtuA family protein, translated to MKKVRIGCGAGYGGDRIEPAIELAQEGDIDYLIFECLAERTIAIGQRQKKQNSQLGFNEFLAARMEAVLPICAEKKIKIITNMGSANPRAAADLTCEIAKNLGLSNLKIAIIEGDNVYDTVIKQDLKLDEAGTLISKSGKDIISANAYLGAAPLVEALQNGADIIIAGRVADPSLFLAAMMFEFDWQDNDWDKLGKGTAIGHLLECAGQITGGYFADPGYRDVPNLARLGFPIAEVTEDGNAVITKVADAGGCVTIDTCKQQLLYEIHKPDAYITPDVVADFTGIKFKEVAKNCIAVSGARGKQRTETLKVSVGYCDGFIGEGEMSYAGPGAVQRGRLALDIVKERLSICHIKPEEVRFDLIGINSLHGERLSKNVEPYEVRARVAARFIDKNEAAFIGNEVETLYTNGPAGGGGAFKSVKEIIAMDSTLLERNLVKVNVSYLEV
- a CDS encoding S24 family peptidase, whose amino-acid sequence is MKQNYSTFAKRLKYIIGDDSLLSFSKKCRLSESAIRKYIREESEPTLQNLLTMAEVGNVSVAWLATGSDPFLSNANLLPKDSKNIVITLPEIEFNCLVELYNQDLLLSPPKEKIITEWVISRDWLSRSGLVNNNLAIVQIPYNNMAPTIKSGDVAIISLGKNELTRVLTGIYIILLNDKLLIKRIQYDPIEDGYHLINDNATFSNHLIKKNGSTQFLVVAKIERVLTNVSD
- a CDS encoding 3-hydroxybutyrate oligomer hydrolase family protein, translating into MFNIKNIFIFVAFCLLTTLSYSLSYANESLLKKKYKNLSFNIKPNWLHINNSYFYDGETDDLVTAGYGFTKLSQFKVKSIFRDVHNPTTVEFKRARLNRYIDTKSGEGRFFGFNKQNLTPLFDGRVAGTEIQARLNNGDEKVDFLLQIPLDFDTKRPCIIAIPTTGSEGVYNAKDIQVRGLWGLNRNCAVVYNDKGLGNLLFDLSNEKNYLANDRILTESAVNKERLFNINLDKKTTEQFNHRYAIRQLYSQQNPEAKWGEYVLNSIEFAFYEINELFASNRELMFDKNNTLILVYGESDGGGAALKAGELDKDGVIDGIVAVNPQVQIADNTGSLFIQNGQSNAKPLIVKSLIDYSSYGALYIPCAIAAIKNDLAKNTIPELASFFFAENRCLALRKAGLLSQDTINEQAKEALNKLYEYGLSPNMIAQLPYYYATQSINYPYKYISEYGRYGIADHLCHYSIASIEQNELLNEGTVSGLGEISFALLLAKNNGSLPIKLDSKLIVMDLVNDDDPNGPRREFYSRSKESTTIDYNLSGAICLREKIFDKRVKDGLSEVLANGNLNNIKTIIVHGQLNIKNLPNYSARAYVALNSLLEGEGSNLTYIEVENASYIDSVPPFDNILLPIDYYGESAMNWLWNSLTHQALLPESQVIRTKIRGGNSGFAPAINYSNLATIEQKPKKENRIEAKNGTVILPNN
- a CDS encoding cold shock domain-containing protein, with product MTKKTGQVKWFNESKGFGFITPTDGSKDVFVHFSAISGDGFKTLAEGQKVEFSIQDSPRGPAAAEVVLL